The genomic stretch AGGAAGATCATCAGGGGGAAGATCCCGGTCTTGATGCCGTACTCGTAGAAGTACCCCAGGAGCCCGGCCGCGTCGCTGCCCGGGGCGCCGGCCATGTTGGCCCCCACGGCGTTGACCAGGATGCAGCCCGTGGCGATGGGCACGAGCAGAAGCGGCTCGAAGCCCTTGCTGATGCCCAGGTACAGGAGCCCGATGCCCACCGCGATCATCAGGTAGTTCTTCCACCCGATCTGGGCCACACCGCTCAGGCGAACGAGCTCTCGTACGGCGCGGTCCGCCTCGAAGGCCTCCGACATGGGAGGGGTGGGCCGGGGCGGGGTTGCGTGCCCGCGCCCGAACCAGGCGCTGTCGACGAAGGACTGCATGCGCGCCGCAAGCTCGGCCGGGGCCGCCAGCAGGAGCACCCCCGAGAGGTCGTCCCGGTAGCGCAGGTCGAAGAGCAGGCCCTGGCGCAGCGCCTGCCGCTCCTCCTCTTCCCCCCCGTAGAGAGCGCTCCCGTCGGGGGCCGCCCAGGCCTCCCTCGCCACCGCGCCCGGCCCGTAGAGCTCCTCCAGGCGCGGCACCCTCCACCCGGCCGTGTCCGTCGAGCCCACGGACACGGCCATGTTCCAGGCGTGGACGAGCTGCTGCGCCTGGCGCAGGTCGTCGGGCAGGTACACCAGGCGCCCCGCCAGGGGGTCTTCCTGCCCCGCCCCGGGCTCGACGAACCGGGCAACCTCCACCTCGGCGGCGAACGCGCTCCCCGCAAGACCCAGCAGCACAACCGCAACCCAGCGAAGCATGGCCCATCCTTCCCGATGCAAGAAGACACAGAACCCGAAACAGACGCGCCGACCCTGGGGCCAGCGCCGGCGCGCCGGCGAAAGGCCCTCTAGCGCGACCCCGCCCCTCCGAACCCGGACCGCTCGCGGCGCTGCATCCGGCCCCCCATGGCCTCGAGGCTTCCCGCGAGCCTCCAGGGAGTCCCCCGTACCCCACCCGCCTCCCGCCCCGCCTCGGCCCCCGCCGCCGCGCGGGCGCGGTGCAGCGCCAGGGCCGCGCCGATGGCCGCCGCCACCTCGGCCCCGGGCTGGGATCCCGCCCCCCGCAGATGGAGCCCCACCGCCACGGCGGCGGCCAGGGCGCCCTCTTCCGTCCCCTCCGCCGGGATCTGCGCCTTGGGCGAAACGCCGGCGGCAGGCAAGTGCTTCGCGGCCGGCGGGGGGGGCACCGTCAGGGGGCGCTCGGGAGCGGGCGCCGGAGCCGCCGCTGCGGCACCGGGCTCCTTCCACACCCGGGTGATCATCCCGGTCACCAGCGTCAGCACGGTGAGGAAGGCCATCACCCCCCCCATGCCGATGACCAGCGCCAACAGGGCTTCCTCGAAGTTCGGGTACATCGCGCTCACCCCACGTCGAAAGGGAAAGGCTTCCGCAGACGAACAGCGTTTCCTTCTACCGGCGCCGTTGCCTCGGTGTCAAGGAGCGTGGCGAGCCGCCAGGGCACGCTGCACGCTGCGTGTTGCGGGTCGGTGACCGCAGACGGTGCTGCCTCAGCCCCCTAGGGCACCCCTCACCGGGACCGCTCAGTCCCGACCCGCCTCCAGCTCGTTCCGGAGAAAGCTGCGCATGGCGCGCCAGTGGTCTTCCCAGATGTCGACGAACTGGACGCCGATCTCGTAGGCCCCGCCGGGCAGCGCCTCCGAGCGCGTGACGCGCCCCACGGCCGTGAGGGGCTCGGAGAGGTCGGTCTGGTCGTACTTGAGAAAGCCCGTGGTATGGCGATGCCACCCCTGGAGCTTGAGCGCCACCTGGAGCGGCGCGCCCACCGCAAAGGGTTTGTGTGAGGCGAACCGCACCCCGCCCTCGCTCACGTCGAGCATGCGGATCTCGGTCTCGGGCTCCGACCCCAGGGGGTAGGTGATGGGCTGGCAGGTGGTGACGGCCTCCCGGGGCAGCCGGGCATGGCGTCTGCGGTCGTCTTCGCTCATGGGGTGCCTCCTCGCCGGGGGTTCCTGTGACGGCGTCAAGGTACCCCAGGCGGCCAAACCGGGCCAAGGACAAGATGCCGGATCGGGCGCGGCCGTCGGGCCGGCGGCAAGGGTGCACAACCACCCCGTCGAAATCGAAATCGCAATCGAAATCGACCCCCCGACCCCCGATTTCGATTTCGATCAGGGTTAAGCGGAAGGGGGCGGCCATTTCCCCGGCCGCGGCGCCTCGCCAGCTGTGTATCTTGGCCCCTGGCCTCGCTTGTGGGTTGGAGCGCGCTCGGGTACCCTTCGTCCACTTGTGACATCGAGAACGAGACCCGTCCGCCGAGGCGCGCCATGAGTACCCGCAATCTCGAAAAGCTCTTCGAACCCCGCTCCGTCGCCGTGGTGGGCGCCACGCCCCGGGAAGGCACGGTGGGGCACGCGATCCTGCGCAACCTGATCGGCGGCGGCTTCGCCGGCCCCATTCATCCGGTGAACCCCAAGTATCCTGAAATTTTGGGACTTGCGTGCCATCCGAATCTCGCCGCCATCGGGACGAGCGTGGATCTGGCGGTCATCGCGGTCCCCATCGGGAGCGTTCCCGCGGTGCTCGAGGAGGCCGCCCAGGTGCAGGTCGGGGCGGCGATCGTGATCTCCGCCGGCGGACGCGAGGTGGGAGACGAGGGCGCCCGGATCGAGGCCGAGATCGTGGCGACCGCCCGCCGCACCGGCATCCGGCTCCTGGGACCCAACTGCCTGGGCATCATCGTTCCCGGGATACAGCTCAACGCCTCGTTCGCCGCCCACATGTGCTACCCGGGCCGCGTGGCGCTCCTGAGCCAGAGCGGGGCCATCTGCACGGTCATCCTGGACCGGGCCATGGCCGGCAAGATCGGCTTCAGCCACTTCGTCTCCATCGGCGCCATGGCCGACGTGGACTTCGCCGACCTCATCGACTACCTGGGCAACCGGGCCGACGTGGACTCGATCCTGCTCTACGTGGAGGCCCTCACCCACATGCGCAAGTTCATGAGCGCCGCCCGCGCGGTGAGCCGCGTGAAACCCATCATCGCAGTCAAGGCAGGGCGCAGCGCTGCCGGGGCCAAGGCCGCGGCGAGCCACACGGGCTCCCTGGTGGGGGACGACGAGGTGTACGACGCCGCCTTCGCCCGGGCCGGCGTGATCCGGGTCAACACCCTGGGGGAGCTCTTCGACTGCGCGGAAACCCTGGCGAAGCAGGGCCGGGGACGCGGCCCGCGGCTTGCGATCCTGACCAACGCGGGGGGACCCGGGGTGATGACGGCCGATGCCCTTCACGAGTGGAATCGCACCCCGGCGGAGCTCGCGCCCGAGACCATCGCGGCCCTGGACGAGGTGCTGCCGGCGGCCTGGAGCCGCGCGAATCCGGTGGACATCCTGGGGGATGCCCCGGCCGAGCGCTACCGGGACGCCGCCCGCCTCGTCCTGGCCGCCCCCGAGGTGGACGGCCTCGTGGTGGTGCTGGCGCCCCAGGCCATGACCGACCCGGCGGCCGTGGCAAGGGAGATCATACCCGTGATCCAGGAGTCCAAGACCCCGGCCTGTGCGGTCTGGATGGGGGGCATGGACGTGGCGGAGGGCATCCGGATCCTGAACGAGGCCGGCGTGCCGGTGTTCGAGACCCCGGAGCGCGCCGTCAACACCCTCATGTACATGTACCGGTACACGAAGAACCTCGAGCTTCTCCAGGAGACCCCGCCCAACCTCCCGCCCAACCTCTGGTTCGACCGCAAGCGGGCCCGGGCGATCGTCGAGGCCTCGCTGGACCGCGACCAGCCACTGCTCACCGAGACCGAGGCCAAGGGGCTGCTCGCCGCCTACGGCATCCCGGTCAACCGCACCGAGGTGGCCACCTCGGAGGAGCAGGCCGTGGAGCGGGCCGACGAGATCGGCTACCCCATCGTCTTGAAGATCCACTCCCGGGACATCAGCCACAAGTCCGACGCCGGAGGCATCCAGCTCAACCTGCACAGCGCCGAGGACGTGCGCACCGCCTACCGCAAGGTGGTGGAGAACGCCCGGCAGTTCAAGCCCGGCGCCCGCATCCTGGGCGTGACCTTGCAGCCCATGGTGGAGCGGGTGGACTACGAGGTGATCGTGGGGAGCAAGAGGGACGCAGACTTCGGCCCCACCGTCCTCTTCGGCATGGGGGGCATCCTCACCGAGATCCTGCGCGACAAGGCCATCGGGCTCCCGCCCATGAACATGCTGCTGGCGCGCCGGCTCATCGAATCCACCAAGGTCTATCAGCTGCTCAAAGGCTACCGCAACCGGCCTCCGGCCAACCTGGAGCTCCTGCAAGAGGTGGTCGTGCGGCTGGCGTACCTCGTCTCTGACTTCCCCGAGATTGCGGAGCTCGACATCAACCCCTTGATCCTCTCCGGACAGGATGTCCTGGCGGTGGACGGCCGGGTGCTGCTCGAGTCCACCGGGGTGCAGAGCCCGGACCACCTGGTCATTCGCCCCTACCCCACCCAGTACGAGCGCCATTGGGTCATGGCTTCCGGCACCCCCGTGCTCGTGCGGCCCATCCGCCCCGAGGACGAGCCGATGACCCAGGAGCTCTTCGCCGGGCTGTCGGCCCAGACGATCTACTTTCGCTTCTTCCACCTCATCAAGAGCATGGGCCATGAGCAGCTCGCCCGGTTCTGCCAGGTGGACTACGACCGGGAGATCGCCCTGGTGGCCATGGAGGAGCCTCCGGGGGGCGAGCGCCTCCTGGGCATGTGTCATCTCCACGTCTCTTCGGCCTGGGAAGAAGCCGAGCTCGCCGTCGTGGTGGGGGACTACTACCAGCGCCAGGGCCTGGGGCGAAAGCTCGTGAGCGTGGGCATGGAGATCGCGCGGGAGCGCGGCCTGAAGAGGATCACGGGTATGGTCCTCCCGGAAAACGAGGGCATGCTGGGCCTAGCGAGGAAGCTCGGCTTCACCGTCGTGCAGGACCTGGGGGAAGGGGTCTACCGCATCGAGCAGGAGCTCGTGTAGACTCGCACTCCCCGCCATCCCGCGATGGGCGCGCCTCGGGGAGCGGAGCCCGAGGCCGATCCTCCCTGCCCCCGCGCCGCGCGACCCCGGAGGCCCGTGAACGCTCCCCTTCCCCTGTCTGCCGCCGCCGCCTGGGGAGCCGCCTGCGGCGCCGCCCTGGGGGCGCTGCGCACGCGGGACGCGGCGCTGCACCTCCTGGCCAAGAATCGCGTCCTCGAAGCCGCGGGCTTTCTGCCCCTGCCCGGGGCCGGGCACGGGGAAACCCTGGGGTCCTGGCTCCCGGCGGCCGCCGGCGCCCTCTTTTTCGGCCTGAGCCTGGGGCTGGGGGCCGGCACCCTGCTCGGCCTGTGGGTCCGGGTGACCCGCACCCTCCCCTCCCGGGTCGGAAGGCTCGCCCCCTGGGCCGCGCTGGCAGTCCCCTTCTGGGCCGCCACGGCGGGAGACCCGCTCCTCGCCGCCGCCCTGGGGGCGATGGCCGCGGGGGCGCTCGCGACCCAACTGCCGGGCCGGGTCGCTCCAGCGCGCGCGAGCGCGCTTCGTGCGCTGGTCCTGGTTCTCATGGCGGTCGGTTTCCTCCCCTGGGCCACCGCGCCCGAGGGCCCGTTCACCCACCTGCGCGACCGGCACCTCCTGGACACGGCCGTGGGCAGGGCGGTCAATGGGTTCTACTACCGCTGGACCCTCTACCCCGCCGAGGTGCTCAAGCCGGTTGCGGCGCTCTCCCAGCCCACCGCTGCCGCCCCCGTGCCCCTGCCCGCCAGCGTGGGGGAACGGTTCTGCCGGGACGCCCTGGGGTGGGGCGTGCTGTGCGTCGACGACCCGGCAGGGGCGGATCTGCACCTCCTCTCCGCCGAGCCGGGCCTCGAGCTCGCGCGCGGCGGCGCTCGGGTGGCCTGGCCCCAGGACCCCTCCGCCCGGACCGACGCGTGGAAGGCGCTCTCTTCCCTCGCAGACCGCGCCCGGGCGCTGCGCCAGGCCACCTACTGGGCCCTCTTCCTGGGCTGCCCCCTGGCGCTTGCGTGGGGGTTTTCTTCCCTCGCCCTCGCGGCCGGCGCCCTCCTGGGAGGAGGACGCAGGAGCACCCTGGCCTCCCTCGCGGTGGCCGGCCTCCTGGCCGCCTCCCTGGGTGCCGCGGGGCGGCCCGACCGGAGCCTTTCGGAGGTGCGCGCCCGCCTTGGCACCGAGGTTGCCGAGGCGGGCGAGCTCCGGGCGGCGCTGGCCGCGCCCTCGGCCGTGGAGCGGTTCTACGGGGCTCGGGCAGCCGGGCGGGCCCGACTGGAAGCCGATGCCCTCGTGGAGGCCCTCTCCGACCCCGTGGTGAACGTGCGGTATGCAGCGGCGGAAGCCCTGGGCAGGACGGGGGGAGGGCGGAGCCGAGAGGCCCTCCTGGAGGTGCTCCGCAGCCCCGAGGAGTGGTACGTCAAGGAGCGCGCCTACGCCGCGCTGTGGAGGCTGGGGTGGCGGGGGCGCTGACGAGGCCTTGGAGGACCACCCCCCGGGGGGGGCCGGGGCCCGCCGAGGCCCTGGCCGTGCTCCTGGCACTGGTGGTTCTGGAGGCCGGGGCCGTTGCCGCGTTCCCCGGCCTGGGGGGGGCGGCGGCCCTCTGGGCCACCGGGGCGTTGCGCACGGGAGAAGCGGCGCTGTGCCTGCTCTACTGGAAGCTTCGGGGCTGGCAATGGGGGGATCTGGGGCTCACCGGCCCCTGCGTGAGGCCGGGGCTCGCCGTGGGGATCGCCTTCTGCGGGGCCTTTGCTGCCACGAGCCTCCTGGCGGAGGCCGGGGGGCGGCTCTTCGCGGACAAGAGTTTCCTGGCGGTCCTGGCCGGGCCTCGCCCGGGGGAGGAAGAGCTCTTGGCCCTCCTGGTGGTGGGAGCCGGCATCGCCCCCCTCTTCGAGGAGCTCGCCTTCCGGGGCATCCTCTACGGCGGACTGCGCCGGCGCCTCGGACCGGTTCCGGCGGGCGCTGCGGCCACCGCCGCCTTCGCGGCCGCCCACCTCTTCACCACGGGGGTCCCCTGGATACAGGCGGTGGGAGGGCTCGCCTTCTTCGCGGCGTACGAGATCTCGGGCAGCCTCTGGGCGCCCATCCTGGTGCACGCCTGCGGCAACCTCGCCCTCTTCCTCCTGCCGTTGGCATTCGGGTGAGCCGCGCCTACAGCACCTCCACGCGCACGGTGCCCGGGTCGAGCACCTCCACGAACACCCGGAAGGGGATGCCGGGGAGCGCCGCGATCTCCGCCGCCAGGGTCTGGGCGTCGCCGAAGTAGAGCAGGTGCTCCCCCTGCACGGCCTGGAGCCGGAAGGAGCGGTCCCGGAACCGCTGGAGCAGGGCCCGGGGCTTGTGGTCGAAGTCGCTCACGGTCTCCAGGCGCACCCGGGCCGGCTCCTCCGGGAAATTCAAGGCGCGCACCCGCTCGCGCAGGCGCCCCAGGTCCACGTCCCCCACCAGCCCGGCCCAGAACTCGTCCCCAACCCAGGAGCCGGCCCGCTCTTCAGGGCGATAGAGCTCGTCGAACCGCAGGGCGTCGTAGAGGCGCTTCCACCGGGTCTCCGCTTCGAAGGGGCTCTCCGGCACCTCCATGCCCCCTCGGCCGAAGGGCTGGACCGACGGCCCGGGCAGGCGAACCCCCAGGCTCGCCAGGGCCTCTGCCAGCAGGGCCACCCGGAGACGGTCGCCCACCACCGCCTCCACCCGGCCGGCCTCCCGCTGCCGGTCGCGCCGGCCCCCCGCGTCGGCCAGCCACCCGGAGGCGCCATAGAGGCCGAAGAGGGGCATCCCCTGCTCCACCCGGAAACTGCCCCACTCCAGGGAGCCGCCGGTGGGGGCGGTGCTCCGCAGGAGCGTTCGCACCCTTCCCCGGAGCCCCTCGCTCCAGGCGCCCAGCGCGATCCGCCCCTCCTCCATGGCCTGGGCCACCCGCGCCCGGTCCTCGGGCTGATAGCCGGTGAGGACGCTGGTCACCCGGCCGGTCCGGTCCAGCACGGCGAGAACCGGGATGTAGCGGATGTCCAGGGCGGTGAGGATGGCCGCGTCCCGGTCGAGGATGTGCTCGACCCCCAGGCCTCCCCGCGCCGCCTCGTAGCGCCGCAGGAACCCCGCGATCCGCTCCACGGGCAGGCCCGAGTCGGTGTTCACGGCGACGACGGTGACCTCTTCGGGGGGAAACTCCCGCCGGATGCTCCGCAGGTCGTCCAGCTCCCGGATGCAGTCCAGGCAGTGCACCGACCAGAAGGCGAGCACGACGCTGCCGCGGCCGAGAAACTGGGAGAGCTCCACGGGGTTTCGTTCCAGATCGATCCCCGCGATGCTGGGCAGGGGCTCGCCGGTGCGGATGCCGGCCGGAGCGACCTCCTGTGCCGGTGCCGCCGCAGCGAGGAGCAACGTGAGGGCCATCGCCCGCATCAGCGCTGCCATGGCGGCCCCCTACCGGAGCTCTTGGTCGCCGATGACCGTGATGGTCCGGCTAGGCACGTCCGCCCGGCTTCGCAGGGTGAGGAAGTAGACCTTGTTGCCCACGATGGCCCACGCCGAGTCGCCCGCCGCCGAGATGGAGACGGCCGGGCCGGCGGGCTCCGGGAGGCTGAAGGCCTGGGGAGCTCCCGGGCGCAGGAGGTTCGCCAGGAGAAGGGCTGCGAGGAGCACGAACCCGGCCAGGTACCAGAGCTCTCTGCGGGAATTCATGGTCTGTACCCTCCTTCGGAAGTCGCGAGGCCAAACGCCGCGAGTGTAGCAGCCCAGCCGCGGGAGTCCAAGCGGCGCGCCTTCACCGTAATCCACCACCTGGGTGGTGAGCGGGGTAGGGGAGCCCTTCCGCTCCGCTGCCCAGGATGGGCGAGTGTCGCAGAGCCCAGGAGGGGCGGGAGCGACCACCGCGCAATCCGCGGTTTCCAGAGGCCATCCGCCCCAGGGAACAGGTGCGCCGAGCTTCACCCGTACCCTCCGGGTGCCGCCGATCGGTCGATGCGGCGCGCTGCTGCGCTCCAGGGCCCCCCGACCCCGCCCCTTGTTTGGGTGGTGGATCCTGCCTCAGGCGGCGAGCTCCATGTGCCGGCACACGGCCTGCCCGAACGCCGAGCAGGTGAGCAGGGTGGCCCCCTCCATCTGGCGCTCCAGGTCGTAGGTGACCTGCTTGTGGAGGACCGCCTGCTCCAGGCCCGTGCGCATGAGCTGGCTCACCCGGTGCCACTTGAGGTGGTCGAACATCATGACCCCCGAGAGGATGACCGAGCCGGGGTTGACCTTGTCCTGGTCCGCGTACTTGGGCGCCGTGCCGTGGGTGGCCTCGAAGACCGCGTACCCGTCGCCGATGTTGGCCCCCGGCGCCATCCCGAGGCCCCCCACCTGGGCCGCCGCGGCGTCGGACATGTAGTCGCCGTTCAAGTTGGGCATGGCCAGCACGCCATACTCCGCCGGGCGCAGGATGAGCTGCTGGAACATGGCGTCGGCGATCCGGTCGCGGATCACCACCTTGCCCGCGGGTTGTACCCCCTCGTAGGCATCCCAGAGCTCCTGCTCGGTGATGGTCGCGTCGCCGAACTCCTCCCGGGCCACCTCGTACCCCCAGTCCCGAAAGGCGCCCTCGGTGAACTTCATGATGTTGCCCTTGTGCACCAGCGTCACCGAGTCGCGGTTGTTCTCCAGGGCATAGCGGATCGCCATGCGCACCAGCCGCCGGCTGCCCTCGCGGCTCATGGGCTTGATGCCCAGGCCGCTGTCGGGCCGGATCTTCCGGTTCCAGCGGATGAGGAGGAACTCCAGGAGCTCCCGCGCCTCGGTGCTCCCCGCGGGGGCCTCGATCCCTGCGTAGACGTCTTCGGTGTTCTCCCGGAAGATCACCACGTCCACGTGCTGGGGCTCCTTCATGGGGGAGGGAACCCCCTGGATGTAGCGCACGGGGCGCACGCAGGCGTAGAGGTCGAGCTCCTGGCGAAGCGTCACGTTGAGGCTGCGGATGCCGCCGCCGACCGGGGTGGTGAGGGGACCCTTGATGGCCACCCGGTACTGCCGGATGGCGTCCAGCGTCGCCCGGGGCAGCCACACCCCGTGGGCACGGAAGGCCTTTTCACCCGCCAGGATCTCGTACCAGTGGACCTTGCGCTCCCCGCCGTAGGCGAGCTCCACGGCCCGGTCGAAGACCGCCCGGGAGGCCTTCCAGATGTCGGGCCCCGTACCGTCCCCCTCGATGAAGGGAAGGATCGGGTCGTTGGGGACGAGCAGTCCTTCCGGCCCCCTCGAGATGGGGCTGCCCGAGACGGGCGGGGCGTAGGTGACGGTATCTTCCATGGAGATCTCCTCGGTGTCGGGCATGGGGCCCAAGAAGGGATGGGTACACGTGCCCCGGGCCGTCGAAGACGGCACCCGGGGCACGGCGGCTGCGTGGCGGCCCGGGACCGGGTCAGTACCGGTAGGAGTCGGACTTGTACGGACCATCCACCTCCACCCCGATGTAGGCGGCCTGATCGGGCGTGAGGCGGGTGAGCCTCGCCCCGAACTTGTCCAGGTGCAGCCGGGCCACCCGCTCGTCCAGGTGCTTGGGCAGCACGGTCACGGCCTTTTCGTACTGCTCGGCGTTGCGGTGCAGCTCGAGCTGGGCCAACACCTGGTTGCTGAAGGACGCGGACATGACGAAGCTCGGGTGCCCGGTGGCGCAACCCAGGTTCACCAGGCGCCCCTCGGCCAGGATGAGAATGGAGTGGCCGCCCCCGCCGGGACCGTGGGTGGTCTGGCGAAACCGCCACTCGTGGACCTGGGGCTTGACCTCGATCTTCTCCACCTCGCCCCGGCGGCGCATGGCCTCCAGCCCCGCCATGTCGATCTCGTTGTCGAAGTGCCCGATGTTGCACACCACCGCGTTGTGCTTCATGCGCGCCATGTGCTCGGCGCGGATGATGTTCTTGTTGCCCGTGGCTGTGACGTAGATGTCGAAGTCGGGCAGCGCGTCCTCCACGGCAACCACGTCGAGCCCGTGCATGCACGCCTGGAGCGCGCAGATGGGGTCGATCTCGCTCACCGCGACCCGGGCCTGCTGGCCCCGCAGGCTCTCCGCGCTGCCCTTGCCCAC from Thermodesulfobacteriota bacterium encodes the following:
- a CDS encoding TlpA disulfide reductase family protein, with protein sequence MAALMRAMALTLLLAAAAPAQEVAPAGIRTGEPLPSIAGIDLERNPVELSQFLGRGSVVLAFWSVHCLDCIRELDDLRSIRREFPPEEVTVVAVNTDSGLPVERIAGFLRRYEAARGGLGVEHILDRDAAILTALDIRYIPVLAVLDRTGRVTSVLTGYQPEDRARVAQAMEEGRIALGAWSEGLRGRVRTLLRSTAPTGGSLEWGSFRVEQGMPLFGLYGASGWLADAGGRRDRQREAGRVEAVVGDRLRVALLAEALASLGVRLPGPSVQPFGRGGMEVPESPFEAETRWKRLYDALRFDELYRPEERAGSWVGDEFWAGLVGDVDLGRLRERVRALNFPEEPARVRLETVSDFDHKPRALLQRFRDRSFRLQAVQGEHLLYFGDAQTLAAEIAALPGIPFRVFVEVLDPGTVRVEVL
- a CDS encoding HEAT repeat domain-containing protein, with product MNAPLPLSAAAAWGAACGAALGALRTRDAALHLLAKNRVLEAAGFLPLPGAGHGETLGSWLPAAAGALFFGLSLGLGAGTLLGLWVRVTRTLPSRVGRLAPWAALAVPFWAATAGDPLLAAALGAMAAGALATQLPGRVAPARASALRALVLVLMAVGFLPWATAPEGPFTHLRDRHLLDTAVGRAVNGFYYRWTLYPAEVLKPVAALSQPTAAAPVPLPASVGERFCRDALGWGVLCVDDPAGADLHLLSAEPGLELARGGARVAWPQDPSARTDAWKALSSLADRARALRQATYWALFLGCPLALAWGFSSLALAAGALLGGGRRSTLASLAVAGLLAASLGAAGRPDRSLSEVRARLGTEVAEAGELRAALAAPSAVERFYGARAAGRARLEADALVEALSDPVVNVRYAAAEALGRTGGGRSREALLEVLRSPEEWYVKERAYAALWRLGWRGR
- the icd gene encoding isocitrate dehydrogenase (NADP(+)), with the translated sequence MEDTVTYAPPVSGSPISRGPEGLLVPNDPILPFIEGDGTGPDIWKASRAVFDRAVELAYGGERKVHWYEILAGEKAFRAHGVWLPRATLDAIRQYRVAIKGPLTTPVGGGIRSLNVTLRQELDLYACVRPVRYIQGVPSPMKEPQHVDVVIFRENTEDVYAGIEAPAGSTEARELLEFLLIRWNRKIRPDSGLGIKPMSREGSRRLVRMAIRYALENNRDSVTLVHKGNIMKFTEGAFRDWGYEVAREEFGDATITEQELWDAYEGVQPAGKVVIRDRIADAMFQQLILRPAEYGVLAMPNLNGDYMSDAAAAQVGGLGMAPGANIGDGYAVFEATHGTAPKYADQDKVNPGSVILSGVMMFDHLKWHRVSQLMRTGLEQAVLHKQVTYDLERQMEGATLLTCSAFGQAVCRHMELAA
- a CDS encoding CPBP family intramembrane glutamic endopeptidase is translated as MAGALTRPWRTTPRGGPGPAEALAVLLALVVLEAGAVAAFPGLGGAAALWATGALRTGEAALCLLYWKLRGWQWGDLGLTGPCVRPGLAVGIAFCGAFAATSLLAEAGGRLFADKSFLAVLAGPRPGEEELLALLVVGAGIAPLFEELAFRGILYGGLRRRLGPVPAGAAATAAFAAAHLFTTGVPWIQAVGGLAFFAAYEISGSLWAPILVHACGNLALFLLPLAFG
- a CDS encoding bifunctional acetate--CoA ligase family protein/GNAT family N-acetyltransferase, yielding MSTRNLEKLFEPRSVAVVGATPREGTVGHAILRNLIGGGFAGPIHPVNPKYPEILGLACHPNLAAIGTSVDLAVIAVPIGSVPAVLEEAAQVQVGAAIVISAGGREVGDEGARIEAEIVATARRTGIRLLGPNCLGIIVPGIQLNASFAAHMCYPGRVALLSQSGAICTVILDRAMAGKIGFSHFVSIGAMADVDFADLIDYLGNRADVDSILLYVEALTHMRKFMSAARAVSRVKPIIAVKAGRSAAGAKAAASHTGSLVGDDEVYDAAFARAGVIRVNTLGELFDCAETLAKQGRGRGPRLAILTNAGGPGVMTADALHEWNRTPAELAPETIAALDEVLPAAWSRANPVDILGDAPAERYRDAARLVLAAPEVDGLVVVLAPQAMTDPAAVAREIIPVIQESKTPACAVWMGGMDVAEGIRILNEAGVPVFETPERAVNTLMYMYRYTKNLELLQETPPNLPPNLWFDRKRARAIVEASLDRDQPLLTETEAKGLLAAYGIPVNRTEVATSEEQAVERADEIGYPIVLKIHSRDISHKSDAGGIQLNLHSAEDVRTAYRKVVENARQFKPGARILGVTLQPMVERVDYEVIVGSKRDADFGPTVLFGMGGILTEILRDKAIGLPPMNMLLARRLIESTKVYQLLKGYRNRPPANLELLQEVVVRLAYLVSDFPEIAELDINPLILSGQDVLAVDGRVLLESTGVQSPDHLVIRPYPTQYERHWVMASGTPVLVRPIRPEDEPMTQELFAGLSAQTIYFRFFHLIKSMGHEQLARFCQVDYDREIALVAMEEPPGGERLLGMCHLHVSSAWEEAELAVVVGDYYQRQGLGRKLVSVGMEIARERGLKRITGMVLPENEGMLGLARKLGFTVVQDLGEGVYRIEQELV
- a CDS encoding PilZ domain-containing protein, which encodes MSEDDRRRHARLPREAVTTCQPITYPLGSEPETEIRMLDVSEGGVRFASHKPFAVGAPLQVALKLQGWHRHTTGFLKYDQTDLSEPLTAVGRVTRSEALPGGAYEIGVQFVDIWEDHWRAMRSFLRNELEAGRD